A genomic region of Burkholderia humptydooensis contains the following coding sequences:
- a CDS encoding c-type cytochrome: MTNSLQNIALACTLSAVCVGAASGAHAQVREPTALVDQQHCMFCHAPNMPFLAPSFHQIAERYRDVPNAAAMLEQKLRRGGRAHWGDTPMPTAPERDGPLSEEDAHTLIQWVMSQ; the protein is encoded by the coding sequence ATGACGAACAGTCTGCAGAATATCGCGCTGGCGTGCACGCTGAGCGCGGTCTGCGTCGGCGCGGCGAGCGGCGCCCACGCGCAGGTGCGCGAGCCGACCGCGCTCGTCGACCAGCAGCATTGCATGTTCTGCCACGCGCCGAACATGCCGTTTCTCGCGCCGTCGTTTCATCAGATCGCGGAACGCTATCGCGACGTGCCGAACGCCGCCGCGATGCTCGAGCAGAAGCTGCGCCGCGGCGGGCGCGCGCACTGGGGCGATACGCCGATGCCGACCGCCCCCGAGCGCGACGGCCCGCTGTCGGAGGAAGACGCGCATACGTTGATTCAATGGGTCATGAGTCAGTAG
- a CDS encoding helix-turn-helix domain-containing protein, translated as MPTASANEAAPCTEPQRPVFLPHPVMADDAPKLPATRCSTCAIRNVCMPACLTPSELARLDAMVCTTRHVKRGDALFRTHDTFQSIYAVRTGSFKTVVMHRDGREQVTGFQIVGETLGLDGVCSGRHNSDAIALEDSTVCIIPFAQLEAVCREVKPMQHHVHQLMSGEIVRESSLMMLLGTMTAEQRVAAFLLNISERFQKRGYSASEFNLRMTREEIGCYLGMKLETVSRMLSKFQRDKLIAPRGKQIRITDPQGLARV; from the coding sequence ATGCCAACCGCCTCTGCCAATGAAGCCGCGCCCTGCACCGAGCCGCAGCGGCCGGTGTTCCTGCCGCACCCCGTCATGGCCGACGACGCGCCGAAGCTGCCGGCGACCCGCTGCTCGACCTGCGCGATACGCAACGTGTGCATGCCGGCCTGCCTCACGCCGAGCGAATTGGCCCGGCTCGACGCGATGGTGTGCACGACGCGCCACGTCAAGCGCGGCGACGCACTGTTTCGCACGCACGACACGTTCCAGAGCATCTATGCGGTGCGCACCGGCTCGTTCAAGACGGTCGTCATGCACCGCGACGGCCGCGAGCAGGTGACGGGCTTTCAGATCGTCGGCGAGACGCTCGGCCTCGACGGCGTGTGCAGCGGCCGCCACAACAGCGACGCGATCGCGCTCGAGGACAGCACCGTCTGCATCATCCCGTTCGCGCAGCTCGAGGCCGTGTGCCGCGAAGTGAAGCCGATGCAGCACCACGTGCATCAGTTGATGAGCGGCGAAATCGTCCGCGAATCGAGCCTGATGATGCTGCTCGGCACGATGACGGCCGAGCAGCGCGTCGCCGCCTTCCTGCTCAACATCTCCGAGCGTTTCCAGAAACGCGGCTATTCCGCGTCGGAGTTCAACCTGCGGATGACGCGCGAGGAAATCGGCTGCTATCTCGGGATGAAGCTCGAGACGGTCAGCCGGATGCTGTCGAAGTTCCAGCGCGACAAGCTGATCGCGCCGCGCGGCAAGCAGATCCGCATCACCGATCCGCAGGGGCTCGCGCGCGTGTGA
- a CDS encoding MBL fold metallo-hydrolase RNA specificity domain-containing protein: MKLTFLGATETVTGSKYLLEHAGTRVLIDCGLFQGTKKLRLRNWSPLPVPAGSIAAVVLTHAHLDHSGYLPVLVREGFRGPVYCTHGTAALSEIMLMDSARLLEEEADFANRHGYSKHHPALPLYTADDAQRALERLAPRDFDAPTALAGGLHFRLLPAGHILGAASVVVCWRHTLLAFSGDLGRAHDPIMRAPVPPVHADYLVVESTYGDRLHDASDPETELADVFAKTFARGGVVVMPCFTVGRAQEILHYIAQLKKTGRMPHVPVFLDSPMATSVTELYRRRLSDHRLTMSDADAIGQAAVMVRTVEQSKAIADHNGPMVIIAGSGMATGGRVLHHLERYAPDSRNTILLVGYQAAGTRGAALAAHEPTLKIHGEYVRVRAQVEMISSLSAHADYGEILGWLGAQSSAPARTFVTHGEPAAADALRRRIEETLHWRCEVPSYLESVELEDGPAHTK, encoded by the coding sequence ATGAAACTGACGTTTCTCGGCGCGACGGAAACCGTCACGGGCTCGAAGTACCTGCTCGAGCACGCCGGAACACGCGTCCTGATCGACTGCGGGCTGTTCCAGGGCACGAAGAAGCTGCGGCTGCGCAACTGGAGCCCGCTGCCCGTGCCCGCCGGCTCGATCGCCGCCGTCGTGCTCACGCACGCGCATCTCGATCACAGCGGCTATCTGCCCGTGCTCGTGCGCGAGGGCTTCCGCGGGCCGGTCTATTGCACGCACGGCACCGCGGCGCTCAGCGAAATCATGCTGATGGACAGCGCGCGGCTCCTCGAGGAAGAAGCCGATTTCGCGAATCGCCACGGCTACTCGAAACACCATCCGGCGTTGCCGCTCTATACGGCCGACGACGCGCAGCGCGCGCTCGAGCGCCTCGCGCCGCGCGATTTCGACGCGCCGACGGCGCTCGCGGGCGGCCTGCACTTCCGCCTGCTGCCCGCCGGCCACATTCTCGGCGCGGCGAGCGTCGTCGTCTGCTGGCGGCACACGCTGCTCGCGTTCTCCGGCGACCTTGGCCGCGCGCACGATCCGATCATGCGCGCGCCCGTGCCGCCCGTTCATGCGGACTATCTCGTCGTCGAATCGACGTACGGCGACCGGCTGCACGACGCGAGCGACCCCGAGACCGAGCTCGCCGACGTGTTCGCGAAGACGTTCGCGCGCGGCGGCGTGGTCGTGATGCCGTGCTTCACGGTCGGGCGCGCGCAGGAGATTCTCCACTACATCGCGCAACTGAAGAAGACCGGGAGGATGCCGCACGTACCCGTCTTTCTCGACAGCCCGATGGCGACGAGCGTCACCGAGCTCTACCGGCGGCGGCTCTCCGATCACCGGCTCACGATGTCCGACGCGGACGCGATCGGCCAAGCGGCGGTGATGGTGCGCACGGTCGAGCAATCGAAGGCGATCGCCGATCACAACGGGCCGATGGTCATCATCGCGGGCAGCGGCATGGCGACGGGCGGCCGCGTGCTGCACCATCTCGAGCGCTACGCGCCCGACAGCCGCAACACGATCCTGCTCGTCGGCTATCAGGCGGCGGGCACGCGCGGCGCGGCGCTCGCCGCGCACGAGCCGACGCTGAAGATTCACGGCGAATACGTGCGCGTGCGCGCGCAGGTCGAGATGATCTCGTCGCTGTCCGCGCACGCGGACTACGGCGAGATCCTCGGATGGCTCGGCGCGCAATCGAGCGCCCCCGCGCGCACGTTCGTCACGCACGGCGAGCCCGCGGCGGCCGACGCGCTGCGGCGGCGGATCGAGGAAACCCTGCATTGGCGCTGCGAAGTGCCGTCGTATCTCGAATCGGTCGAGCTCGAGGATGGGCCTGCTCACACGAAATGA
- a CDS encoding DUF3562 domain-containing protein, translated as MRQDMLFDSLLAAAQRRSITEGELMHMLDDEISRLADGARVHDYLRVIAIRRVRERIASPARAADDAHARRPGAR; from the coding sequence ATGCGCCAGGACATGCTTTTCGATTCGCTGCTCGCCGCCGCGCAGCGTCGTTCGATCACGGAGGGAGAGCTGATGCACATGCTCGATGACGAAATCTCGCGCCTCGCGGACGGCGCGCGCGTTCACGACTATCTGCGCGTGATCGCGATCAGGCGCGTGCGCGAACGGATCGCGTCGCCCGCGCGCGCGGCGGACGACGCGCATGCGCGTCGTCCGGGAGCGCGTTGA
- a CDS encoding beta-ketoacyl-ACP reductase: protein MEAKRVAFVTGGMGGLGAAISRRLHDAGMAVAVSHSEHNDHVSTWLMHERDAGRDFKAYAVDVADFESCERCAEKVLADFGKIDVLINNAGITRDATFVKMTKGDWDAVMRTDLDAMFNVTKQFIAGMVERRFGRIVNIGSVNGSRGAFGQANYASAKAGIHGFTKTLALETAKRGITVNTVSPGYLATAMVEAVPQDVLEAKILPQIPVGRLGQPDEVAAFIAFLCSDDAAFITGADLAINGGMHMS from the coding sequence ATGGAAGCAAAACGCGTGGCGTTCGTGACGGGCGGTATGGGCGGATTGGGTGCGGCAATCAGCCGGAGGCTGCACGACGCCGGCATGGCTGTGGCGGTGTCGCATTCGGAGCACAACGATCATGTGTCGACGTGGCTGATGCACGAGCGCGATGCCGGACGCGATTTCAAGGCGTATGCGGTCGACGTCGCGGATTTCGAATCGTGCGAGCGGTGCGCGGAGAAGGTGCTCGCGGATTTCGGCAAGATCGACGTGCTGATCAACAATGCGGGGATCACGCGCGATGCGACGTTCGTGAAGATGACGAAGGGCGACTGGGACGCGGTGATGCGAACCGATCTCGACGCGATGTTCAATGTGACGAAACAGTTCATTGCTGGCATGGTCGAGCGGCGCTTCGGACGCATCGTCAACATCGGTTCGGTGAACGGCTCGCGCGGCGCATTCGGTCAGGCGAACTACGCATCGGCGAAGGCGGGCATTCACGGCTTCACGAAGACGCTCGCGCTCGAAACGGCGAAGCGCGGGATCACGGTCAACACGGTGTCGCCCGGCTATCTCGCGACCGCGATGGTCGAAGCGGTGCCGCAGGACGTGCTCGAAGCGAAGATCCTGCCGCAGATCCCGGTCGGCCGGCTCGGCCAGCCCGATGAAGTGGCCGCGTTCATCGCGTTCCTGTGCTCGGACGACGCGGCGTTCATCACCGGCGCCGATCTCGCGATCAACGGCGGGATGCACATGTCCTGA
- a CDS encoding zinc-dependent alcohol dehydrogenase family protein, with protein MRAMVFDGGAPRLRETELPDPVPAAGQLLIDVHACGVCRTDLHVVDGDLRDPKRPVIPGHEIVGTVAALGAGAKGFAIGERVGVPWLGRTCGHCAYCASGRENLCDAPGFTGYTIDGGYAQRTVADARFCVHVPSRYDDIHAAPLLCAGLIGYRTLKMAGSARRIGLYGFGAAAHLVAQVARFQGRTVYAFTRPGDAAAQQLARRLGAAWAGGSDEAAPERLDAALIFASVGALVPAALAAVVKGGIVVCGGIHMSDIPSFSYDLLWGERRIVSVANLTRDDAAEFMRIANDVQLDVEATPYPLAQANQALDDLRAGRLTGAAVLTMR; from the coding sequence ATGCGCGCGATGGTGTTCGACGGCGGCGCGCCGCGGCTGCGCGAAACCGAGCTGCCGGACCCTGTGCCGGCGGCGGGGCAATTGTTGATCGACGTGCACGCGTGCGGCGTGTGCCGCACCGATCTGCACGTCGTCGACGGCGATCTGCGCGATCCGAAGCGGCCGGTGATTCCGGGGCACGAGATCGTCGGCACGGTCGCCGCGCTCGGCGCGGGCGCGAAGGGCTTTGCGATCGGCGAGCGCGTCGGCGTGCCGTGGCTCGGCCGCACGTGCGGCCACTGCGCGTATTGCGCGAGCGGCCGCGAGAACCTGTGCGATGCGCCGGGCTTCACCGGCTACACGATCGACGGCGGCTACGCGCAGCGCACGGTCGCCGACGCGCGCTTCTGCGTGCACGTGCCGAGCCGCTACGACGATATCCATGCGGCGCCGCTGCTGTGCGCGGGCCTCATCGGCTACCGGACGCTGAAGATGGCGGGCTCCGCGCGGCGCATCGGCCTGTACGGCTTCGGCGCGGCCGCGCACCTCGTCGCGCAGGTCGCGCGCTTTCAGGGGCGCACCGTCTACGCGTTTACGCGCCCGGGCGACGCCGCCGCGCAGCAGCTCGCGCGCCGGCTCGGCGCCGCATGGGCGGGCGGCAGCGACGAAGCCGCGCCCGAGCGGCTCGACGCGGCGCTGATCTTCGCATCGGTCGGCGCGCTCGTGCCGGCCGCGCTCGCGGCGGTCGTCAAGGGCGGCATCGTCGTGTGCGGCGGGATTCACATGTCGGACATTCCGTCATTTTCGTACGACTTGTTGTGGGGCGAGCGGCGGATCGTGTCGGTCGCGAACCTGACGCGCGACGACGCGGCGGAATTCATGCGGATTGCGAACGACGTGCAGCTCGACGTGGAGGCGACGCCGTATCCGCTCGCGCAGGCGAACCAGGCGCTCGACGATCTGCGCGCCGGACGTCTGACGGGGGCGGCGGTGCTGACGATGCGCTGA
- a CDS encoding metal-dependent hydrolase: protein MNAIVRRDIRFALPPGRICDWHAAGVGVTHLFNALSLLFPAGERFFMDSVRNYRDRVEEPGLKRDIAGFIGQEAMHTREHVEFNDLLQSAGLPAHKLDKRLWTVLGWFKKALPHSMQLAITMALEHYTAMFTGLVLANRITLSEVDGYRQMWMWHSMEETEHKAVAYDVWRTVMKPSLASYLLRTGAMLLVTVVFWATLFDFNTRLLISHRRRIGKGLGIGKLVKYLWGPKNGIFALIAREWIDYFRPGFHPWDHDNSAHLERLDDLIAEIDASNARLAAKAAPRRVPLHPVPRAV from the coding sequence GTGAATGCAATTGTTCGTCGCGATATCCGCTTCGCCCTGCCGCCCGGCCGCATCTGCGACTGGCACGCCGCCGGCGTGGGCGTGACGCACCTGTTCAACGCGCTGTCGCTGCTGTTCCCGGCGGGCGAGCGCTTCTTCATGGATTCGGTGCGCAACTATCGCGACCGGGTCGAGGAGCCTGGCCTGAAGCGCGACATCGCCGGCTTCATCGGCCAGGAAGCGATGCATACGCGCGAGCACGTCGAATTCAACGATCTGCTGCAGTCGGCGGGCCTGCCCGCGCACAAGCTCGACAAGCGCCTGTGGACGGTGCTCGGCTGGTTCAAGAAAGCGCTGCCGCACTCGATGCAGCTCGCGATCACGATGGCGCTCGAGCACTACACCGCGATGTTCACGGGCCTCGTGCTCGCGAACCGCATCACGTTGAGCGAAGTCGACGGCTATCGCCAGATGTGGATGTGGCACTCGATGGAGGAAACCGAGCACAAGGCGGTTGCATACGACGTGTGGCGCACCGTGATGAAGCCGAGCCTCGCGAGCTACCTGCTGCGCACGGGCGCGATGCTGCTCGTCACGGTCGTGTTCTGGGCGACGCTGTTCGACTTCAACACGCGCCTGTTGATCTCGCATCGCCGCCGCATCGGCAAGGGGCTCGGCATCGGCAAGCTGGTCAAGTATCTGTGGGGCCCGAAGAACGGCATCTTCGCGCTGATCGCGCGCGAATGGATCGACTACTTCCGCCCGGGCTTCCATCCGTGGGATCACGACAACAGCGCGCATCTGGAGCGCCTCGACGATCTGATCGCCGAGATCGACGCGAGCAATGCGCGCCTGGCGGCGAAGGCCGCGCCCCGCCGGGTGCCGCTGCATCCGGTGCCGCGGGCGGTGTAA
- a CDS encoding DUF3564 domain-containing protein has product MGHESVARHRRAFDKERTVRITVHLDTFASTDPAAYAILWIDTAKRRWSREGHAGVELPAWGNIVCRDGATRVTGADDAHSLCVLEGLDLGAKRGPFEGETGAARWYPHPHAHRAPVVGEWHVQCVDEAGAPAEHELFTGRETS; this is encoded by the coding sequence ATGGGTCATGAGTCAGTAGCGCGGCATCGCCGCGCGTTCGACAAGGAGCGAACCGTGCGCATCACCGTTCATCTCGATACGTTCGCGTCCACCGATCCGGCCGCCTACGCGATCCTGTGGATCGACACGGCGAAGCGCAGGTGGTCGCGCGAAGGCCATGCGGGCGTCGAACTGCCTGCGTGGGGCAACATCGTCTGCCGCGACGGCGCGACGCGCGTGACGGGCGCCGACGACGCGCATTCGCTGTGCGTGCTCGAAGGTCTCGACCTTGGCGCGAAGCGGGGCCCGTTCGAGGGCGAGACGGGCGCGGCGCGCTGGTATCCGCACCCGCACGCGCATCGCGCGCCAGTCGTCGGCGAATGGCATGTGCAGTGCGTCGACGAAGCCGGCGCGCCCGCCGAGCACGAACTGTTCACGGGGCGAGAGACGTCCTGA